In the Arachis hypogaea cultivar Tifrunner chromosome 20, arahy.Tifrunner.gnm2.J5K5, whole genome shotgun sequence genome, CTTGGTTACCTTGGGGAGTCTGATGCAGGGCTTTTGGAATTCTCTAAGGGATGTCCTAATCTTCAGAAACTTGAAATGAGAGGTTGTTATCATTTCAGCGAGCGTGCACTAGCTGCTGCTGCGACGCAACTGGCTTCGCTTAGGTACTTGTGGGTGCAAGGATGTGGGCAATCTACTTCCAGAGGTGATCTTGTGGCTATGGCTCGCCCCTTTTGGAATATTGAGTTGATTCCTTCGAGGCGTGTGATCGCCAATGATGAATCTCGAGGCCCTGTAGCTGTTGAGCATCCGGCACACATTCTTGCATATTTCTCTCTTGCAGGACAGAGATCTGATTTTCCAGATTCTGTTGTACCTCTGGATTCTACCACACGTGTATAATCCTTTTTCTTGAAAGATGCAACTGTTATTTTCTCTATTCTGTGCCATTGTTGACACCTTTGATTGAACAAATTGGGAGACTATAAATGTTATATTGAATCATTTGCTTCATTGTCTGAAATTCTGAATGTATATAACAAGATCGTAGGTTCAAGACAGGTTTCCCAAGTGAATCTCAGTCTCTCTCTGATTCGGAGGACACGTCTTTGATGAAACAATAGAGGTCGAATTTACCTAAATCTAAATTCTTAGAAAAAAGTCTTTACTTCTTTAGTTAGATAATATTTCTTAAAGAGAACTTTTGAacttttttctatttaatattaaaCATTTGTCTTTTTGTTTGGAATGTTTAGTGACAGTGATTTTGGAAAAAATAGTGGaaattagatattaatataaacATATGGAATTAGTACCTTAACTTTCTTATGATGCTTAGCAGAGTTTAACTTGCAATTAAGAAAACAATTTTAATGTAAAACTAATGTGTTCAAAATTGTCTTCACATTGTACAAGCTTAAATATCAAATACAATATCCTTAATTTACTAGTTTACATGAAAACTCCTTACTATGGAGCGCGTTCTATATTAAACAAGCTTAAATATCAAGTCAAATGAACATGGGTAAaaactattattaattaataatcaacaaaagaattctCTTATACAAGAATAGATATAATAAGATTCTCATTTGACATTCTATCCAAAATTCCTTACAACTATCGACTTAAAAGCAAATTTGGCAGAGGAGTAGAGTAAACTATGCTGAAAagtgaaaaattagttttatcctactaagataagataaatataGACTAATCATAATTCCTACGTTTTAGAACTAATGGTATACGAACAGTTGGTAGTGTGTCTCTTTATAAAAGAATCCTCGGAATTATTGTATGGGGTGGTATGCACCAAGAATTACCGTCAAAGGTCACACCCTGAGCAACTAAGCTATCTAAAGCCTCACGGAAACACTGATCACATTCATAAGGATCATCGCTATGCAAATTACCAGAATTCGGAATGACCTCAAATTGATTATTGTTGGCACTCCCCAAACTTATTATTGGCTCTACATCATTGTGCTGATCAATGGTACCATGTTGCAGTTGTGGCTCCCTAATGGTCAATGGTTCAGTTTCTCCAACATTGGAAGCATTATTCATATCATGGATATTATTGCACCTTCTTTTATTAGTGttctcttcagattcttcttGTTTTAAAAAGTACTTTTGAGCATGGCTGGCAACTTGCTTTGGAGTCTTCGACGGTACAAACTCGCGAGATATTCTTTTCCACTTTCCTTTACCATAT is a window encoding:
- the LOC112785797 gene encoding transcription factor KUA1-like translates to MQQPLEAHWKVVKRILRYISGTTSFGLRIHPAKELTLTVYTNFDWGSDPDDRKSTNGYCKETCNSYGREGGCPWNPEERKLFLKGVEKYGKGKWKRISREFVPSKTPKQVASHAQKYFLKQEESEENTNKRRCNNIHDMNNASNVGETEPLTIREPQLQHGTIDQHNDVEPIISLGSANNNQFEVIPNSGNLHSDDPYECDQCFREALDSLVAQGVTFDEFQTMKQMIQYNIYSLPICSIKGVNNGTE